The Rickettsiales bacterium genome includes a region encoding these proteins:
- the cysQ gene encoding 3'(2'),5'-bisphosphate nucleotidase CysQ, translating to MNDTYKKYIENACEIAREAGQIIMGYVGDGFSTMSKADSSPVTEADIAANDYIIKKLSENISDIPLITEEDESSRDHNHDIFFLIDPLDGTKSFVRGEDEFTVNIALIENKMLVFGVIYCPAQRVLYYGMDGYGSYKQIGENSPMEIKTREVPAEGVTVVRSRSSFSEKTTAYLDTLNVHEIIKSSSSVKLCLIAEGKADIYPRFGRTMEWDIAAGHAILKAAGGDIKTASGSEFLYGKKGFENPEFIAFGKIK from the coding sequence ATGAACGATACATATAAAAAATATATAGAAAACGCTTGTGAAATAGCAAGAGAGGCTGGGCAAATAATAATGGGTTATGTCGGTGATGGTTTTTCTACCATGAGTAAAGCGGATAGCAGCCCAGTAACCGAAGCTGATATTGCCGCTAACGACTACATAATCAAAAAATTATCAGAAAATATATCTGATATACCGTTAATAACCGAAGAAGATGAGTCATCAAGAGACCATAACCATGATATATTCTTTTTAATAGACCCTTTGGACGGTACTAAAAGTTTTGTGCGTGGTGAGGATGAATTTACAGTAAATATCGCTCTTATTGAGAATAAAATGCTGGTTTTTGGAGTGATTTACTGCCCAGCTCAGCGGGTTTTGTATTATGGTATGGATGGGTATGGGTCTTATAAGCAAATTGGTGAAAACAGTCCGATGGAAATTAAGACAAGGGAAGTACCAGCGGAAGGGGTTACGGTGGTACGCAGCCGTTCGAGTTTTTCAGAAAAAACTACCGCCTATCTTGATACATTAAATGTTCATGAAATAATCAAAAGCTCTAGCTCAGTAAAATTATGTCTGATAGCCGAAGGAAAAGCTGATATATATCCACGTTTCGGTAGGACTATGGAATGGGATATAGCCGCTGGACACGCTATATTAAAAGCCGCCGGAGGTGATATAAAAACGGCAAGTGGCAGTGAATTTCTTTATGGTAAAAAAGGCTTTGAGAATCCTGAATTTATCGCTTTTGGGAAGATTAAGTAA
- the purH gene encoding bifunctional phosphoribosylaminoimidazolecarboxamide formyltransferase/IMP cyclohydrolase gives MPIKTALISVSNKTGLIDFAKFLRDNNVTILSTGGTAKTLRDAGIEVKEVSDHTGFPEIMDGRVKTLHPKIHGGILAVRDNEEHKNALNEHDITTIDLVVINLYPFEETVAKGANFNSCVENIDIGGPSMVRSAAKNHEYITIVTSPNDYASVTTEMKENNGSTTLKTRKLLAAKAYSKTASYDAAISSWLNAKNETDFPENLTIAGKLKQSLHYGENPHQKAAFYTISDIVGTLAAAKQVQGAELSYNNLNDASAAFELVREFEKPAVVIVKHANPCGVAVSDNIVDAFHKALACDPVSAYGGIIAVNRPLNEKFCAALGKLFLEVMIAPDADKKSLEILESRKKLKLLLSGEMKKPAGKMTVKTISGGFLYQEDDTIVTSNELKTVTSTKADDSKLGDLMFAFTIAKHVKSNTIVLARDEATIGIGAGQMSRIDATRIACLKAADAGLDTRGAVLASDAFFPFPDNVEMAAKAGITAIIQPGGSIRDSEVIEEANKNNISMVFTGIRHFRH, from the coding sequence ATGCCTATAAAAACCGCTCTTATTTCCGTTTCCAATAAAACTGGATTAATTGATTTCGCCAAATTCTTACGTGACAATAACGTAACTATATTATCAACCGGAGGCACAGCAAAAACCCTGCGTGACGCTGGTATAGAGGTAAAAGAAGTTTCTGACCATACTGGATTTCCTGAGATAATGGATGGGCGGGTAAAAACCTTGCATCCTAAAATACATGGCGGGATACTTGCTGTGCGTGATAACGAAGAACATAAAAACGCGCTTAATGAGCATGATATAACTACCATAGATCTAGTGGTGATAAATCTTTATCCATTTGAGGAAACTGTGGCAAAAGGCGCTAATTTTAATAGCTGTGTTGAAAATATTGATATTGGTGGTCCGAGCATGGTTCGTAGCGCGGCGAAAAATCACGAATATATTACTATTGTAACGAGCCCAAATGATTACGCTTCCGTAACAACTGAAATGAAAGAAAATAATGGATCTACAACTCTAAAAACTCGTAAATTACTAGCCGCCAAAGCATACTCAAAAACCGCTTCTTATGACGCGGCGATAAGTAGTTGGCTAAACGCGAAAAACGAAACAGATTTTCCAGAAAATTTGACGATTGCTGGAAAACTCAAACAATCGTTACATTATGGTGAAAATCCACATCAGAAAGCGGCATTTTATACAATATCTGATATAGTGGGAACTTTAGCGGCGGCAAAGCAAGTACAAGGCGCTGAGCTTAGCTATAATAATCTCAATGACGCTAGCGCCGCTTTTGAGTTAGTTCGTGAGTTTGAAAAACCGGCGGTAGTTATAGTAAAACACGCTAATCCGTGTGGTGTCGCGGTGTCTGACAATATAGTGGATGCTTTTCATAAAGCGCTAGCTTGCGATCCGGTATCGGCATATGGTGGGATCATAGCGGTAAACCGCCCTCTTAATGAGAAATTTTGCGCCGCTCTTGGTAAATTATTCTTGGAAGTGATGATAGCTCCTGACGCTGACAAAAAATCTTTGGAGATTTTAGAAAGTCGTAAAAAACTTAAATTATTACTGTCAGGTGAAATGAAAAAACCAGCTGGTAAAATGACAGTTAAAACCATATCCGGTGGGTTTTTATATCAGGAGGATGATACTATAGTAACGAGTAACGAGCTAAAAACTGTTACTTCTACAAAAGCTGACGATAGTAAGTTAGGCGACCTTATGTTCGCTTTTACTATCGCTAAACATGTAAAATCCAACACTATAGTTTTAGCGCGTGATGAGGCGACCATTGGTATTGGCGCTGGACAAATGAGTAGGATTGACGCGACTCGCATCGCCTGCTTAAAAGCCGCTGACGCTGGTCTCGATACTAGAGGAGCAGTGCTTGCCTCTGATGCTTTCTTTCCCTTCCCTGACAATGTGGAGATGGCGGCAAAAGCCGGTATAACAGCTATAATCCAACCGGGTGGCTCAATACGTGACAGTGAAGTTATAGAAGAAGCAAATAAAAATAATATCTCTATGGTATTTACTGGAATCCGCCACTTTAGGCATTGA
- a CDS encoding YoaK family protein, with protein MPKKIIRNLTGKNRDKKYDLYLGIILAFIAGTVNAGGFLAVGYYTSHMSGIVSSIADFIAIERFNLAGSALLFLLSFILGATTSSIIMSFAKERNLTSKFALPLMLEAFLLMLFGSIVSNYFNFVSLSVNLTISLLCFIMGLQNAIITRVSNARIRTTHVTGIATDIGIESGRYIYCIFSEKKDSTFNSENFMLYISLLISFLGGGICGAFSFKYFGFITVLPLSFILAILASVPIIDDFTSKK; from the coding sequence ATGCCAAAAAAAATTATTAGGAATCTTACTGGCAAAAATCGGGATAAAAAATACGATTTATATCTCGGGATAATTCTTGCCTTTATAGCCGGAACGGTAAACGCTGGAGGTTTTCTTGCTGTTGGCTACTATACTTCACACATGAGTGGAATAGTTTCCTCTATAGCCGATTTTATTGCGATTGAACGATTTAACTTAGCAGGATCAGCATTATTATTTCTGCTGTCATTTATACTTGGAGCCACAACTTCTAGCATTATTATGAGTTTCGCTAAAGAAAGGAATCTCACCAGTAAATTTGCTCTTCCTCTGATGCTTGAGGCGTTTCTTCTCATGCTTTTTGGGTCAATCGTCAGCAATTACTTCAATTTTGTATCTCTGTCCGTAAATTTAACCATATCACTTCTTTGCTTTATAATGGGACTACAAAACGCCATAATAACAAGAGTATCAAATGCTCGTATTCGCACTACACACGTAACTGGTATAGCCACTGATATAGGTATAGAAAGTGGACGCTATATCTATTGTATATTTTCTGAAAAAAAAGACTCTACTTTCAATTCAGAAAATTTTATGCTTTATATATCACTGTTAATATCCTTTCTTGGTGGTGGTATATGTGGAGCTTTTTCATTTAAGTATTTTGGTTTTATAACTGTACTCCCACTATCATTTATCCTTGCTATTTTAGCATCTGTGCCAATTATTGACGATTTTACTAGTAAAAAATAA
- a CDS encoding nucleoside-diphosphate sugar epimerase/dehydratase encodes MKLYKFNRSTRDIVAIAHDTLMAALSFLLAVYIRLGDEQIEKAYHYLFIGTSSFTLICITVFVYMRLYRGSWRYVSIKDLIAIVKAVTLSVLIFAVFMFIFNRLEGMPRSVLFINWMLLLVLLGGSRSLYRIVKDQAFNFSFNSVTKIPVLLIGADDSAEQFIRNSQRDPEIPYEVVGLVDDDPVKRGRTIHRVSVYGDSDVIPTIVRKLERKGRRPQKLVVSNENTDAAAMGRLLDIADSLGIAFARLPKISEFKQGIVEKNTIRPIAVEDLLGRPQNVLDRKAMRELIESKKVLVTGAGGTIGGELARQISSYNPSELIIMEMNEFNIYQIERELRGKFPYLSLNCVLGDVRNKEHVANVFSKYSPELVFHAAAIKHVPIAEYNIEEAILTNVFGSQNIAEACLKYNIESMVLISTDKAVNPTNVMGASKRLAESYCQALGRGEQESKNREKGTKFITVRFGNVLGSTGSVVPLFNEQLANGGPLTVTDPEMTRYFMTVREAVELVLQAAVLGNEMQEKREYIFVLDMGQPVKILDLALQMIKLAGLKPYADIDIIFTGLRPGEKLYEELFHLSENIVETTNKGIFLASPREADIKHLRKAFLVLYDECRNRNSKESLELLKQLVPEFTTKSSI; translated from the coding sequence ATGAAACTTTATAAATTCAACCGTTCAACTAGGGATATAGTAGCGATAGCGCATGATACACTAATGGCGGCTTTAAGCTTTCTGCTCGCGGTTTATATAAGGCTTGGTGATGAGCAGATAGAGAAAGCCTATCATTATTTGTTCATTGGAACTTCCTCTTTTACTCTGATTTGTATAACCGTGTTCGTGTATATGCGACTTTATCGTGGATCTTGGCGTTATGTATCCATAAAAGACCTAATAGCGATAGTAAAAGCAGTTACTCTTTCCGTGCTTATTTTCGCGGTATTTATGTTTATATTTAACCGTCTGGAAGGTATGCCACGTTCTGTTTTGTTTATAAATTGGATGTTATTATTGGTTCTACTTGGCGGATCACGCTCGTTATATCGTATAGTTAAAGATCAAGCTTTTAATTTTTCCTTTAATTCTGTAACCAAAATCCCGGTTTTACTTATTGGCGCTGATGATAGCGCTGAGCAGTTTATTCGTAACTCACAACGAGATCCTGAAATTCCATATGAGGTCGTTGGTTTAGTTGATGATGATCCAGTAAAAAGAGGGCGTACCATCCACAGGGTCAGTGTCTATGGTGACAGCGATGTTATACCTACTATAGTAAGGAAACTAGAGCGTAAAGGTAGAAGACCACAAAAGTTAGTAGTCAGTAATGAAAATACTGACGCTGCCGCTATGGGTCGCCTGCTTGATATTGCTGATAGTTTAGGAATAGCCTTTGCCAGACTTCCAAAAATAAGTGAGTTCAAACAAGGAATAGTCGAGAAAAATACTATTCGCCCGATAGCGGTAGAAGATTTGCTGGGAAGACCACAAAATGTTCTGGATCGTAAGGCGATGCGTGAGCTTATAGAAAGTAAAAAAGTTCTGGTGACCGGAGCCGGAGGGACTATCGGTGGTGAGCTAGCAAGGCAAATATCCTCATATAATCCGAGTGAACTGATCATAATGGAGATGAATGAATTTAATATATACCAGATTGAGCGGGAATTACGTGGTAAATTTCCTTATCTTTCTCTTAACTGTGTGCTTGGCGATGTAAGGAATAAAGAACATGTGGCAAATGTTTTTTCTAAATATAGTCCAGAACTAGTTTTCCACGCCGCCGCTATAAAACATGTGCCAATAGCTGAATATAATATTGAGGAAGCCATACTTACCAATGTTTTTGGATCACAGAATATAGCTGAGGCATGCCTTAAATACAATATTGAAAGCATGGTTTTGATTTCCACCGACAAGGCGGTTAATCCGACTAATGTTATGGGAGCAAGCAAAAGACTAGCGGAGAGCTATTGTCAGGCGCTTGGTCGTGGTGAGCAGGAAAGTAAGAATAGGGAAAAAGGAACAAAATTTATTACTGTGCGCTTTGGTAATGTTCTTGGCTCAACTGGATCAGTAGTACCGCTATTTAACGAACAACTAGCAAATGGTGGTCCACTTACTGTTACCGATCCTGAAATGACCCGTTATTTTATGACCGTAAGAGAAGCGGTAGAGCTGGTATTGCAAGCAGCGGTTCTTGGTAATGAAATGCAGGAGAAGCGAGAATATATATTTGTGCTTGATATGGGGCAACCGGTAAAAATACTTGATCTCGCATTGCAAATGATAAAGCTCGCCGGACTTAAACCATATGCGGATATTGATATTATATTTACCGGTTTGCGCCCCGGTGAGAAATTATATGAGGAACTTTTCCATCTATCAGAAAATATAGTTGAGACCACAAATAAAGGTATTTTTCTTGCCTCACCCAGAGAGGCTGATATAAAGCATCTACGGAAAGCTTTTTTAGTTTTATATGATGAATGTAGAAATCGTAACTCCAAAGAGTCTTTGGAGTTGCTTAAACAGCTTGTTCCTGAATTCACAACGAAATCCTCTATATAA
- the mutL gene encoding DNA mismatch repair endonuclease MutL → MSIIRVLPPTLINQIAAGEVIERPASVVKELIENSLDAKAKNIEISLEQGGKNLISISDDGKGMSKEELSLAIQRHATSKLPDNDLLNINFLGFRGEALPSIGSVSRMSITSKSTGQKDGWKITVEGGNIGDVSPASIGCATSIKIRDLFYATPARLKFLKSERSEIAQINDIVKRLAMANHHVSFILSSNGKTTLKTASNNKRINRISDIMGKNFADNSVALDYKRDNIRLTGFASLPTFNKGTSSEQYLFINGRAVRDRLLLGAIKGAYQGVLAHDRHPVVVLFIEIPNQEVDVNVHPAKAEVRFRDNQAVRSLIVGAIRNALNDVGFRASSTVSASALERFSTHSKSASGYSNINNNVNSPLNRFYQPLEKAMDIPILEESSGGGFNNHPPVVEPFIPSEMMPPLARYDEIYKEIEKSEEQNKYDSNSVGMQDYTSYPLGAARCQLHKTYIVAQTDDGIVIVDQHAAHERLVLEKMKLSINKNNISRQKLLIPEIVTLSEDVVEALIMRQGELLEFGFVIEKFGDETIIVRETPAMLGEVNVQDMVRELADNISEYGQTLALKEKIEQLSGTIACHGSIRAGRMLNIAEMNDLLRQMEQTPLSGQCNHGRPTYIELKLKDIEILFGRR, encoded by the coding sequence ATGTCTATAATTCGTGTTTTACCACCAACTTTGATTAACCAGATAGCCGCCGGTGAGGTTATAGAACGCCCAGCGTCAGTGGTTAAGGAACTTATAGAGAACTCTTTGGACGCTAAAGCGAAAAATATTGAAATATCACTTGAGCAAGGAGGGAAAAACCTAATTTCTATAAGTGACGATGGCAAGGGAATGTCAAAAGAGGAGTTATCTCTGGCTATTCAACGGCACGCTACGTCTAAACTTCCTGATAATGATCTACTTAATATAAATTTTTTGGGATTTCGTGGTGAGGCGCTACCATCAATTGGCTCGGTAAGCCGGATGAGTATTACTAGTAAGTCTACAGGACAAAAGGACGGTTGGAAAATAACGGTAGAGGGAGGAAATATAGGTGATGTATCACCAGCTAGCATTGGTTGTGCTACATCTATAAAAATAAGAGATTTATTTTACGCGACACCAGCCAGACTAAAATTCTTAAAAAGCGAACGTTCGGAAATAGCTCAGATAAATGATATTGTAAAACGTCTGGCAATGGCGAATCATCATGTTTCTTTTATACTTAGCTCCAATGGTAAAACCACTCTAAAAACGGCTTCTAATAATAAAAGGATTAACCGGATAAGTGATATTATGGGCAAAAATTTTGCCGATAACTCGGTAGCCCTTGATTATAAGCGTGATAATATAAGGCTTACCGGTTTTGCCTCTCTTCCGACATTTAATAAAGGAACTTCCAGTGAGCAATATCTATTTATAAATGGACGAGCTGTACGTGACCGTCTGCTACTTGGCGCGATAAAAGGAGCGTATCAGGGAGTACTAGCGCATGATCGTCATCCGGTAGTTGTATTGTTTATAGAAATACCTAATCAGGAAGTTGATGTAAATGTTCATCCAGCGAAAGCGGAAGTACGTTTTAGGGATAATCAAGCAGTAAGAAGTTTAATAGTAGGAGCGATTAGAAACGCTCTTAACGATGTTGGTTTTCGTGCCTCAAGCACGGTAAGCGCTTCAGCTCTGGAGCGTTTTTCAACACATAGTAAATCCGCTTCTGGTTATAGTAATATAAATAATAATGTTAATTCTCCATTAAATAGATTCTACCAACCTTTAGAAAAGGCAATGGATATTCCTATTTTAGAAGAAAGTTCTGGTGGAGGATTTAATAATCATCCTCCGGTAGTGGAACCCTTTATTCCTTCCGAGATGATGCCACCCCTTGCCAGATATGATGAGATTTATAAAGAAATAGAAAAATCAGAAGAACAAAACAAATATGACAGTAATAGTGTTGGTATGCAGGACTACACGTCTTATCCTTTGGGAGCCGCTCGTTGCCAATTGCATAAGACCTATATAGTAGCGCAAACTGATGATGGTATAGTGATAGTTGACCAGCACGCCGCCCATGAACGGCTGGTTCTTGAGAAAATGAAATTATCAATAAATAAAAATAATATAAGCAGACAAAAATTACTTATCCCTGAAATCGTCACTCTAAGTGAGGATGTGGTTGAAGCACTAATAATGAGACAAGGTGAGCTTCTTGAGTTTGGTTTTGTTATAGAAAAGTTTGGTGACGAGACGATAATAGTAAGAGAGACTCCCGCTATGCTTGGTGAGGTCAATGTTCAAGATATGGTAAGAGAGCTGGCTGATAATATAAGTGAATATGGACAGACTCTTGCCCTTAAAGAAAAAATAGAACAATTATCGGGAACTATCGCTTGTCACGGTAGTATCAGGGCTGGGCGAATGTTAAATATAGCGGAGATGAATGATCTATTAAGGCAAATGGAACAAACCCCTCTGTCTGGTCAATGTAATCATGGACGACCAACTTATATTGAGCTAAAATTAAAAGATATAGAAATCTTATTTGGAAGACGCTGA
- a CDS encoding pitrilysin family protein — translation MKKIYLLLPFIIIFIANGAEATEVKEIKTKNSFNVWLVEEHSNPIISVNIAFRNSGSSYDPDGKEGLIKLAGSMLTEGAGNMNSESFTNSLEEKAIKLSFSAGDDNFYANLNTLSEYKQQAFYYLGLALSKPRFDKKPLDRLKRQIISLIKENEKKPYYLLDREWKKQIFGSHPYAKPDYGYQNTVKSISKKDLKNFTSNYLTKENIIISVVGDITEQELVELIDKNLNNLPKKYSSAIKIKDISVQKGAKQTIIDKDIPQTIILFSMEGIKRNSPDYIDAYVMNYILGGGTLTSRLNDNLRAKKGLTYSISSDLSPMNHAAVFGGGFATRNDKAKEAVSILKETIKQMVENGVTEKEIRDAKKFLIGSFMVKLDSNSSIVNFLTMMQLHNLGIDYMNRRNKLINEVTVEKANNIAKKLIKTDKLQIVMIGKPKFDGEVKP, via the coding sequence ATGAAAAAAATTTATCTATTATTGCCGTTTATAATAATATTTATAGCAAATGGCGCGGAAGCTACTGAGGTTAAAGAAATCAAAACTAAAAACAGTTTTAACGTATGGTTGGTGGAGGAACATTCTAATCCTATAATTTCAGTAAATATAGCTTTCCGTAATAGTGGCAGTTCATATGATCCTGATGGTAAGGAAGGTCTTATAAAACTTGCTGGTTCTATGCTTACCGAAGGAGCGGGAAATATGAACTCAGAAAGTTTTACCAATAGCTTAGAGGAAAAAGCTATAAAGCTGTCCTTTAGCGCTGGAGATGATAATTTTTACGCCAATCTTAATACTTTGAGTGAATATAAACAGCAGGCGTTTTACTATCTTGGTTTAGCTCTTAGTAAACCACGTTTTGATAAAAAACCTCTTGATAGGTTAAAGAGACAGATTATTTCTCTGATTAAAGAAAATGAAAAAAAACCTTATTATCTACTAGATAGAGAATGGAAAAAACAAATATTTGGTAGTCATCCATACGCGAAACCTGATTACGGTTATCAAAATACCGTAAAGTCGATAAGTAAGAAGGATCTAAAAAACTTTACTAGCAATTATTTAACTAAGGAAAATATTATAATCAGCGTTGTTGGTGATATAACAGAACAAGAGTTAGTAGAGCTGATAGATAAAAACCTTAATAATCTACCGAAAAAATATAGTTCCGCTATCAAAATAAAGGATATTTCCGTTCAAAAAGGGGCAAAACAGACGATAATAGACAAAGACATACCACAAACTATAATTCTGTTCTCTATGGAAGGAATAAAAAGAAACTCACCAGATTATATAGACGCTTATGTTATGAATTATATTCTTGGTGGAGGAACCCTCACCTCAAGACTTAATGATAATCTAAGAGCTAAAAAAGGTCTTACATATTCTATATCATCTGATTTATCTCCTATGAATCACGCCGCTGTTTTTGGTGGAGGATTTGCTACTCGTAATGATAAAGCAAAAGAAGCTGTGTCTATATTAAAAGAAACTATTAAGCAGATGGTGGAAAATGGTGTTACGGAAAAAGAGATACGTGATGCTAAAAAATTTCTTATAGGCTCATTTATGGTAAAACTGGATAGCAATAGCAGTATTGTAAATTTTCTTACCATGATGCAATTGCATAATCTGGGAATAGATTATATGAATAGAAGGAATAAGCTAATAAATGAAGTGACAGTTGAAAAAGCAAATAATATTGCCAAGAAACTGATAAAAACTGATAAGCTACAAATTGTAATGATAGGAAAACCTAAATTTGATGGGGAAGTAAAACCATGA
- a CDS encoding pitrilysin family protein codes for MMKKKIRIFFTLLFSLTLNASAYAASTESVIESFELENGLKVVVVPNHRIAAVNHTIWYFVGASDDPLGKSGLAHYHEHAMFLGTNNYKSGEYSNIISGNGGEHNAFTGRDATAYFINISKDNLSLAMRMEADRMRSITPSEQDIEKEKQVVLEERRMRIDNNPEYLLAEQVNASLFRHHPYRMPIIGWKHEIEKLTKQDVIDFHNKWYHPNNAMLVIGGDVTAKEIMPLVEKYYGSLPKAEIPTRNWTDEPPQNTQRLLKMYHEQVTKPQLTMNCATASLNYGNKEQAIPLYIFSQIIGGGKTSRLYKSLIKEQKLASSIYVDYSGFNRGPGGFFILSVPEHGVDIKTLEKAIKKEIEKLLKYGIKNDELKRAKTLLKADFIYARDGLSSVANFIGWIKIIGLKASYFNELPSVIDRVSEKEITEAGRIAFNDNNCVTAMLLPNDDNNGDNK; via the coding sequence ATGATGAAAAAAAAAATTAGAATATTTTTTACGCTGCTATTTAGCCTTACCCTAAACGCCAGTGCTTACGCCGCGTCAACTGAATCAGTCATAGAAAGTTTTGAGCTTGAGAATGGTCTTAAAGTCGTGGTTGTGCCTAACCATAGGATTGCCGCAGTTAATCACACTATATGGTATTTTGTTGGGGCTAGTGATGATCCATTAGGAAAATCAGGTCTTGCTCATTATCATGAGCACGCGATGTTTTTAGGAACAAATAATTATAAATCCGGTGAGTATAGTAATATAATATCCGGCAATGGAGGGGAGCATAACGCTTTTACCGGACGTGACGCTACCGCCTATTTCATAAATATATCAAAAGATAATTTATCGCTTGCCATGCGTATGGAAGCTGACAGGATGAGATCCATAACTCCGTCTGAACAAGATATAGAAAAAGAAAAACAAGTGGTTCTTGAAGAAAGGAGAATGCGAATTGACAATAATCCAGAGTATCTTTTGGCTGAGCAGGTGAATGCTTCTTTGTTTCGGCATCACCCTTATCGTATGCCTATAATTGGCTGGAAACATGAGATAGAAAAACTTACCAAACAGGATGTTATTGATTTTCACAATAAATGGTATCATCCCAACAATGCTATGCTAGTTATAGGTGGTGATGTGACCGCGAAAGAAATAATGCCGCTGGTAGAGAAATATTATGGTAGCCTACCAAAAGCCGAGATCCCAACAAGAAATTGGACTGATGAGCCACCACAAAATACGCAAAGACTACTAAAGATGTATCATGAGCAGGTTACAAAACCGCAACTAACTATGAATTGCGCAACCGCTAGTCTTAATTATGGCAATAAAGAACAAGCTATACCTCTTTATATATTTTCTCAAATAATTGGTGGTGGAAAAACTAGCAGGCTTTATAAATCTTTAATTAAAGAACAAAAGCTAGCTTCTTCCATATATGTTGATTATAGCGGATTTAATCGTGGTCCTGGTGGATTTTTTATATTATCAGTTCCTGAGCATGGTGTTGATATTAAAACCCTTGAAAAGGCGATCAAAAAAGAGATAGAAAAACTACTCAAATACGGCATAAAAAACGATGAGTTAAAAAGAGCTAAAACTCTTCTAAAAGCTGATTTTATCTACGCTCGTGATGGTCTTAGCTCTGTCGCTAATTTTATCGGCTGGATAAAAATAATCGGTCTTAAGGCTAGCTACTTCAATGAATTGCCCTCTGTAATAGATAGAGTTTCGGAAAAAGAGATTACAGAGGCTGGTAGAATTGCTTTTAATGACAATAATTGTGTTACCGCTATGTTGCTGCCAAATGATGATAATAACGGAGATAATAAGTAA
- a CDS encoding DUF3035 domain-containing protein, producing MKISSIFPITLSCSVFFLASCGGSGSTIKETLGINRTSPDEFQVVSRPPLSVPPQFNLRPPSAISTSPTVVSADMKAQSIVIGNEPRRNSFELDEIYSDTAVMPVSSRSLSGDDKANSGFLQNIGVSKADPDIREKLIKQEIVTRQQKEESSWWDIFSYGTKKEKAVLVDADAERKRIEDNSKKNKSITEGETPTVKEKDRGLLGDLFGW from the coding sequence ATGAAAATTTCTTCTATATTTCCAATAACTTTAAGCTGTAGTGTTTTTTTCCTCGCTTCCTGCGGTGGTAGTGGAAGCACTATAAAAGAAACTCTTGGTATAAACCGTACCTCACCTGATGAGTTTCAGGTTGTATCAAGGCCACCTCTCTCGGTTCCTCCACAATTTAATCTACGCCCTCCTTCTGCTATTTCTACTTCTCCCACTGTTGTATCGGCGGATATGAAAGCGCAATCGATAGTAATTGGCAACGAGCCAAGAAGGAACAGCTTTGAGCTAGACGAAATATATTCAGACACCGCTGTAATGCCAGTAAGCTCTCGTTCTTTATCGGGTGACGATAAGGCGAATTCAGGGTTTTTACAAAATATTGGTGTCAGCAAAGCTGATCCCGATATAAGAGAGAAATTAATAAAACAAGAAATCGTCACCAGACAACAAAAAGAAGAATCTAGCTGGTGGGATATTTTCTCATATGGTACGAAAAAAGAAAAGGCGGTATTGGTTGACGCTGACGCTGAGAGAAAACGTATTGAGGATAATAGCAAAAAAAATAAGTCGATAACCGAAGGAGAAACTCCAACTGTAAAAGAAAAAGACAGGGGTTTACTTGGTGATCTATTCGGGTGGTAA
- the lspA gene encoding signal peptidase II, which translates to MKKNPIKVIIALAIATIIFTLDQWSKTAILGWQEVVDGNVIKVTSFFNFILVFNRGVSFGMFSEHNQPLLLILVAMVIVLILLVWLWETTSMATVFSIGFIIGGAVGNVMDRIYYGAVVDFLDFHINNLHWPAFNIADSFIFIGVVVLCVYSMFFEKKF; encoded by the coding sequence ATGAAAAAAAATCCTATCAAGGTTATTATCGCTCTTGCTATCGCCACTATTATTTTCACTTTAGATCAGTGGAGTAAGACCGCCATATTAGGATGGCAGGAAGTCGTGGATGGAAATGTAATAAAAGTAACATCTTTTTTTAATTTTATTCTGGTTTTTAATCGCGGCGTAAGTTTTGGTATGTTTTCTGAACATAACCAGCCATTGCTACTGATATTAGTAGCAATGGTAATTGTACTTATTCTACTTGTATGGTTGTGGGAAACCACCTCTATGGCTACTGTATTTTCAATAGGATTTATAATAGGAGGCGCTGTTGGCAATGTCATGGATCGCATATATTACGGCGCGGTAGTTGATTTTCTTGATTTTCATATAAATAACCTGCACTGGCCAGCTTTTAATATCGCTGATAGTTTTATATTCATAGGTGTTGTAGTTTTATGTGTTTATAGTATGTTCTTTGAGAAAAAATTTTAG